A single region of the Nostoc sp. C052 genome encodes:
- a CDS encoding TIGR03643 family protein, with product MKLPNLDLETIDRIIEMAWEDRTSFDAIETQFGLQEKQVIALMRQQMKESSFRMWRERVTKRKTKHLFKREFIAGRFKSQNQKS from the coding sequence ATGAAATTACCAAACCTTGATCTCGAAACTATTGATCGCATCATTGAAATGGCATGGGAAGATAGAACGTCTTTCGATGCTATTGAAACTCAGTTTGGGCTACAAGAGAAACAGGTAATTGCCTTAATGCGGCAGCAAATGAAAGAATCCAGTTTTCGTATGTGGCGAGAGCGAGTTACCAAACGCAAGACAAAACATTTATTTAAGCGAGAGTTTATTGCAGGTAGGTTTAAGTCACAAAATCAAAAATCATGA
- a CDS encoding DNA-binding transcriptional regulator: MTIKKPLAINQPEVGQIIHDLRLAFGLTQEQFAATLGVTYTTINRWENGRSTPSPMAMKLIEQKLDEMGAQGQDLLAKYLPN, from the coding sequence ATGACTATTAAAAAACCCTTGGCTATCAACCAGCCAGAGGTGGGGCAGATAATTCATGATTTGCGGCTTGCCTTTGGGCTTACGCAAGAACAGTTTGCAGCAACTCTTGGTGTAACATATACCACGATTAACCGTTGGGAAAATGGACGCTCAACGCCGTCGCCGATGGCGATGAAGCTTATTGAGCAGAAGCTTGATGAGATGGGCGCTCAAGGTCAGGATTTGTTGGCTAAGTATTTGCCGAATTAG
- a CDS encoding ATP-dependent RecD-like DNA helicase has translation MSTTPLPSQQQVNVTPKHESITGVVERLTYYSQESGYTVARLQRPGAKELTTITGSFADIQPGQTLQLTGFWREHPQYGLQFQVVNYKETKPATLTGIEKYLGSGLIKGVGPVTAKRIVAHFGIETLDIIENQIERLSQVNGIAKKRIAMIQRAWNEQKAIKEVMVFLQSHGVSTTYAVKIYKQYGDKSIDTVTHNPYQLATDIYGIGFLTADKIARNLGVPADSQFRYCAGLVHALSEAAEDGHCYLPQTELIESVTKLLTTADHQPTEDAITQTIKDMALKDELIRERDADKTLNCYKPTYFYTEQNLAQLVQNRLTYPISPDIPRVRTWLERFSSSRQVSLSPEQQQAVETAAYSRFTVITGGPGVGKTFCTSTIVSLWKAMGKSIALAAPTGRAAQRLGEMTGLEAKTIHRLLEFDPRTRSFKRDRTNPLPHSAIIVDEASMLDLFLAYSLVQAVADNAQLLLVGDIDQLPSVGAGNVLADLINSRQVPVVRLTQVFRQAATSKIITASHLINRGQYPNIESISDTPQSDCLWHGGGLQAEHGVQAISELIADFVPKLGFNPATDVQVLAPMSRGLVGTRNLNNVLQQLINPPSHEKVEVTRGGTIFRVGDRVIQLTNDYQREVFNGDVGFITTIDTEEQEVIVQYQERDVTYDYADMNELALAWSVSIHKSQGSEYPVVILPLYTQHYMMLTRNLLYTGLTRAKKLAIIIGSKKAISMCIRSTKSQERYTRLQERLQAALQSS, from the coding sequence ATGTCCACCACACCCCTACCAAGCCAGCAGCAAGTCAACGTTACTCCCAAACATGAATCAATCACGGGAGTAGTAGAACGCTTGACGTATTACTCTCAAGAGTCGGGTTATACTGTGGCACGTTTGCAACGCCCTGGTGCTAAGGAACTAACTACAATTACTGGTAGCTTTGCAGATATCCAGCCAGGACAAACGCTGCAATTAACTGGTTTTTGGCGCGAACATCCCCAGTATGGTTTGCAGTTTCAAGTTGTTAATTATAAAGAAACAAAACCAGCAACACTCACAGGAATTGAGAAGTATTTAGGTAGCGGTCTAATTAAAGGTGTGGGGCCTGTTACTGCTAAACGGATTGTTGCTCATTTTGGTATAGAAACTCTAGATATTATTGAAAACCAAATCGAGCGCTTGAGCCAAGTCAACGGCATCGCCAAAAAGCGCATTGCCATGATTCAAAGAGCCTGGAATGAGCAAAAAGCTATTAAAGAAGTGATGGTATTTCTGCAAAGCCACGGCGTTAGCACTACTTACGCAGTCAAAATTTACAAGCAATATGGGGATAAGTCCATAGATACAGTTACCCATAATCCTTACCAGCTAGCGACTGATATCTATGGCATTGGTTTTTTAACTGCTGATAAAATAGCACGTAATTTGGGGGTTCCCGCCGATTCCCAGTTTCGCTACTGTGCTGGACTTGTTCATGCTTTGAGTGAAGCCGCAGAAGACGGACACTGCTACTTACCCCAAACAGAACTAATTGAATCGGTGACTAAACTGCTCACTACTGCTGACCATCAACCAACAGAAGATGCCATCACCCAGACTATCAAAGATATGGCTTTGAAAGATGAGCTAATTAGAGAACGTGATGCCGATAAAACGCTCAATTGTTACAAGCCTACTTACTTCTACACTGAACAAAACTTAGCCCAATTGGTACAAAATCGCCTCACTTACCCCATCAGTCCTGATATTCCTCGCGTCCGCACTTGGTTGGAGCGTTTTAGCAGTAGCCGCCAAGTTTCACTATCACCCGAACAGCAACAAGCAGTAGAGACAGCTGCTTACTCTCGATTCACCGTAATTACAGGTGGCCCTGGTGTGGGAAAAACATTCTGCACTAGCACCATAGTCTCACTATGGAAGGCAATGGGTAAATCAATTGCCCTGGCTGCACCAACTGGAAGGGCTGCCCAAAGATTAGGCGAGATGACAGGGTTGGAGGCAAAAACGATACATCGCCTTTTGGAATTTGACCCCAGAACTCGCAGTTTTAAACGCGATCGCACCAATCCCTTACCCCATAGTGCAATTATTGTAGACGAAGCCAGTATGCTGGATTTATTTCTAGCGTATTCTTTGGTTCAAGCTGTGGCAGACAATGCTCAACTATTGTTAGTGGGAGATATTGACCAATTGCCATCGGTAGGTGCGGGTAACGTGCTGGCTGATTTAATTAATTCGCGTCAAGTACCTGTGGTGCGCCTCACTCAAGTATTTCGTCAAGCTGCTACTAGCAAAATCATTACTGCATCGCATCTAATTAACCGGGGGCAATATCCCAATATTGAATCAATTTCTGACACACCTCAATCTGATTGTCTTTGGCATGGTGGAGGATTACAAGCAGAACATGGGGTACAAGCAATTAGTGAGTTGATTGCTGATTTTGTTCCCAAACTTGGTTTTAATCCTGCTACTGATGTACAAGTGCTTGCACCAATGTCACGGGGATTAGTCGGTACACGCAATCTCAATAACGTACTGCAACAGTTAATTAACCCACCTAGTCATGAAAAAGTTGAAGTAACCAGGGGTGGGACTATTTTTAGAGTTGGTGACAGGGTAATTCAACTCACTAACGATTACCAACGCGAAGTTTTTAACGGCGATGTGGGATTTATTACTACTATTGATACCGAAGAACAGGAAGTAATTGTCCAGTATCAAGAGCGAGATGTTACGTATGATTATGCTGACATGAATGAGCTTGCTTTAGCCTGGAGCGTTAGCATCCATAAGTCGCAGGGTTCTGAATACCCAGTAGTAATTTTGCCTTTGTACACGCAACATTACATGATGCTGACTCGGAATTTACTTTATACAGGGTTAACCCGTGCCAAGAAGCTGGCGATTATTATAGGCAGCAAGAAGGCAATCAGTATGTGCATTCGTTCTACAAAATCCCAGGAGCGATATACCAGATTGCAAGAGAGGTTACAAGCAGCGTTACAATCCAGCTAG
- a CDS encoding Nif11-like leader peptide family natural product precursor: MNESLDAAQSELQVMEFFAAALQDQLLLGRLMEAMRTKDKAAIITMAVERGYNFSQESLHQGLTKIFHLMTPIMQEQNLAVSEEID; encoded by the coding sequence ATGAATGAGTCACTAGATGCTGCTCAAAGTGAACTACAAGTTATGGAATTTTTTGCAGCAGCACTCCAAGATCAACTGTTGTTAGGCCGACTGATGGAAGCAATGCGTACAAAAGATAAGGCTGCAATCATAACTATGGCTGTTGAACGTGGCTATAACTTCTCTCAAGAATCATTGCACCAGGGGCTAACAAAGATATTCCATTTGATGACACCAATCATGCAAGAGCAAAACTTAGCCGTGTCTGAAGAAATTGATTAA
- a CDS encoding endonuclease domain-containing protein — protein MNVVTQEVKTKFNPSGDEQNLDESAIVLKSSSLPYFIELRTSSLIDYILKIYSKSSFTRKSINDWLAIRSRSGFYKELAPNLHLAYADQRDGHNSKHWWTLFFNDHYKEDILNNIKIEISSVKIKYSKDDTNAQHQWGGLNFRSRTEVRIAHALFSQRVLFFANSRAFMDLTDLPISNSENRLRERIEIDFLVFYKQKCMILEVDGEHHQQASQKTRDYRRDRVLLRDGIRTVRFNANECYNHPLEVVTEFLNLF, from the coding sequence ATGAATGTTGTAACCCAAGAGGTAAAAACTAAATTTAACCCGTCAGGAGACGAGCAGAACCTTGATGAAAGCGCAATTGTATTAAAAAGTTCTAGTTTACCCTATTTTATAGAATTACGAACTTCTTCTTTAATTGATTATATTTTAAAAATTTACTCAAAAAGTAGCTTTACTAGAAAAAGTATTAATGACTGGTTAGCTATAAGAAGTAGGTCAGGATTTTATAAAGAATTAGCTCCTAATTTACATTTAGCATACGCTGACCAACGTGATGGACATAATTCAAAACATTGGTGGACATTATTTTTTAATGATCATTATAAAGAAGATATATTGAATAATATAAAAATTGAAATATCTTCCGTTAAAATTAAATATTCAAAAGATGATACTAATGCCCAGCATCAATGGGGGGGCTTAAATTTTAGATCAAGAACAGAAGTTAGAATTGCACACGCTTTGTTTAGTCAGCGTGTTTTATTCTTTGCTAATAGTCGTGCTTTTATGGATTTAACTGACTTACCAATTTCTAATAGTGAAAATAGATTAAGAGAAAGAATAGAAATAGATTTTTTAGTTTTCTATAAGCAAAAATGTATGATTTTGGAAGTTGATGGAGAACATCATCAGCAAGCATCACAAAAAACTAGAGACTATAGAAGAGATAGAGTCTTATTACGTGATGGTATTCGGACTGTTAGATTTAATGCAAATGAGTGCTATAACCATCCTTTAGAAGTCGTTACCGAATTTTTAAATCTTTTTTAA
- a CDS encoding S-layer homology domain-containing protein → MFKMSSIAGLLPFATVTTTLALATIILYPSKTLSQTSSDGRNTVPQVSCLSGYPDGTYRGSRPVTRNEFAAGLNTCLERLNQLIPANRADLATKQDLEILLKRQRELNQQLQELNERVDTPPATK, encoded by the coding sequence ATGTTTAAGATGTCCTCAATTGCTGGCTTGCTCCCATTCGCCACCGTTACAACTACCTTGGCACTAGCAACAATTATTCTCTATCCATCAAAAACTTTGTCACAAACATCAAGCGACGGACGCAACACAGTTCCCCAGGTAAGTTGCCTATCTGGGTATCCTGATGGCACATATCGAGGTTCGCGCCCAGTTACGCGCAATGAATTCGCTGCTGGTTTGAATACGTGCCTAGAGAGGCTAAATCAACTTATTCCCGCTAACAGGGCGGATTTAGCAACGAAGCAAGATTTGGAAATTTTGCTCAAACGACAAAGGGAATTAAACCAACAACTTCAAGAACTCAACGAGCGAGTTGATACCCCACCTGCTACAAAATAA
- a CDS encoding low molecular weight phosphatase family protein produces the protein MNKILFLCTGNYYRSRFAEHLFNWLAVKQGLDWLADSRGLALEQGVNNVGAISRYALEALAVRLVNLPDDERFPLAASEPDFQSATRVIALDEFEHRPLMNERFPHWADTIEYWLVHDIDKTSALVALGQIEKNLLQLIEQLVQS, from the coding sequence ATGAATAAAATCTTATTCCTTTGTACAGGCAACTACTACCGCAGCCGCTTTGCTGAACATCTATTTAATTGGTTAGCTGTTAAGCAGGGGTTAGATTGGCTGGCTGATTCACGAGGTTTAGCACTTGAGCAGGGTGTAAACAATGTGGGGGCGATTTCTCGGTATGCGCTTGAGGCTTTAGCAGTGCGTTTGGTGAACCTACCGGATGATGAACGATTTCCACTCGCAGCCAGTGAGCCAGATTTTCAGTCAGCTACTAGGGTTATTGCACTAGATGAATTTGAACACCGTCCACTAATGAATGAACGCTTTCCCCACTGGGCAGATACTATTGAATACTGGCTGGTTCACGATATAGATAAAACCTCTGCATTAGTAGCCCTTGGGCAAATTGAAAAAAATTTACTGCAACTCATAGAACAACTCGTACAAAGTTAG
- a CDS encoding nuclease A inhibitor family protein, which produces MTKTNSEILEQLKRASDGLLFMSESEYPCEAFLWPDIAPATPEKVLKLTNHPQDTPVQVEGVDDFFSVATTEEDWHEEEEKATVKRFQTLVQTLKENLTNLQVYRLGHKEVNAYIVGDTPTGNLAGISTKVVET; this is translated from the coding sequence ATGACCAAAACTAATTCAGAAATTCTAGAACAGCTAAAACGAGCATCTGACGGCTTGCTGTTTATGAGCGAGTCGGAATATCCTTGTGAAGCTTTCTTGTGGCCAGATATTGCACCTGCAACGCCTGAAAAAGTCTTAAAACTGACAAATCATCCTCAAGATACACCCGTTCAAGTCGAGGGGGTTGACGATTTTTTTAGTGTAGCAACGACAGAAGAAGATTGGCATGAGGAAGAAGAGAAAGCAACCGTAAAACGATTTCAAACCCTTGTGCAGACACTCAAAGAAAACCTGACTAATTTGCAGGTGTATCGCCTCGGACATAAAGAGGTTAATGCTTATATTGTTGGTGATACCCCAACTGGAAATTTAGCGGGGATTTCTACGAAAGTTGTAGAAACTTGA
- a CDS encoding DNA/RNA non-specific endonuclease — MRLIKRFQALAVATGLIALLGCSPAQTQVPTPTTEKPLQPTPIVPTSISPHLLLGNPSGATASVDTPNNYLMVKNQYALSYNNSKGTANWASWLLNKSWLGKAERQDNFRPDSTLPNGWVRVTPTIYAGSGFDKGHIVPSADRSLTVEDNSSTFLMTNMMPQTPDNNRNTWGNLEDYCRNLVNQGKELYIVAGPAGSQGEPLKGKVTVPQTTWKIIVVLDSPGSGLDGITANTRVIAVNIPNEQEINNDWRTYKVSVDELEKLTNYDFLSNVSPNIQEVIESKVDSL; from the coding sequence ATGCGTTTAATCAAACGTTTTCAGGCTTTGGCTGTTGCCACTGGGCTAATTGCTCTATTGGGGTGTTCGCCAGCGCAAACCCAGGTGCCAACACCGACAACAGAAAAACCATTACAGCCAACGCCGATTGTACCTACCTCAATAAGCCCTCACCTGCTGCTGGGAAATCCTAGTGGTGCAACTGCAAGTGTGGATACTCCAAACAATTATTTAATGGTAAAAAACCAGTATGCACTCTCCTACAACAACAGCAAAGGGACTGCGAATTGGGCAAGCTGGCTGTTAAATAAGTCATGGCTAGGGAAAGCAGAGCGCCAGGATAACTTCCGCCCTGATAGCACGTTGCCGAATGGTTGGGTGCGAGTGACACCGACTATATACGCTGGTTCAGGTTTTGACAAAGGTCATATTGTGCCATCAGCAGACCGCTCTTTGACAGTAGAGGATAACTCTTCAACTTTCTTAATGACTAACATGATGCCCCAAACACCAGATAATAATCGTAACACTTGGGGTAATTTAGAAGACTATTGTCGAAATTTGGTTAACCAGGGCAAAGAACTTTACATTGTAGCTGGGCCTGCGGGAAGTCAAGGTGAACCCCTCAAAGGTAAAGTGACGGTTCCTCAGACAACTTGGAAGATTATTGTGGTTTTAGACAGTCCTGGCTCTGGGCTTGACGGTATTACTGCTAATACTCGCGTCATCGCGGTTAACATCCCGAATGAACAAGAAATCAACAATGATTGGAGAACTTATAAAGTCAGCGTTGACGAATTAGAAAAACTCACAAACTATGATTTCCTCTCGAATGTTTCCCCAAATATTCAAGAAGTTATTGAAAGCAAAGTAGATAGTCTTTAA
- a CDS encoding RNA polymerase sigma factor, translated as MKKKLMVKTEAFTFKYMTLLKRTYPELATTVDWNGVYKNVQVRLRQFNMTKNYSPDDIIIETISRWDRKTKKGEQIPNVEGWMKLTAFNCIREFHRQDHRVTASMSVNLYDPSTFETNPSLLQAVIAKSETSIEDEGEDRWQQVREVMSKLSEDKRELLELRVIEELSWNEVASHYAAQGKNVKVAALRKRGERALEELREALLEMVRHYD; from the coding sequence ATGAAAAAAAAGCTCATGGTCAAAACCGAAGCTTTTACCTTTAAATATATGACGCTGCTTAAGAGGACATACCCAGAACTGGCTACCACCGTTGACTGGAATGGAGTATACAAAAATGTCCAAGTACGTTTACGACAGTTTAACATGACCAAGAACTATAGCCCTGATGACATCATCATTGAAACCATCTCACGCTGGGACAGAAAGACTAAGAAAGGAGAGCAAATTCCCAATGTGGAAGGATGGATGAAACTTACAGCGTTCAACTGTATCCGAGAATTTCACCGCCAAGACCATCGAGTTACAGCATCTATGAGCGTCAATTTGTACGACCCTTCCACGTTTGAAACCAACCCCTCTTTACTTCAAGCAGTGATAGCGAAGAGTGAAACTAGCATAGAAGATGAAGGCGAAGATAGATGGCAGCAAGTTCGAGAAGTTATGAGTAAGCTGTCTGAAGATAAACGAGAGCTTTTGGAGCTTCGCGTCATAGAAGAGTTATCTTGGAACGAAGTCGCTAGCCATTATGCCGCACAAGGAAAAAATGTCAAAGTTGCTGCACTCCGTAAACGAGGAGAGCGAGCATTAGAAGAACTACGAGAAGCGCTTTTAGAGATGGTTAGGCATTATGACTAA
- a CDS encoding DUF3696 domain-containing protein, whose product MISSLRLLNFKAFENQLVEFKSLTLLSGYNSTGKSSVLQALSLLHQSYQQSLLQNTGLLLNGNLVNIGTANDALYENAKQDYVGFELILKNGTKGTWHFKYNSLEREANFLESGFNSVDADVYQSSIFSKEFHHLQSERATTASGILNYQRRELKQIGALGEYTAHFLYTYGSQPIPIAQLTHPQAKSINLLDQVEAWMGEIISSLRIQVNAYLDMDLVNLKFSDHAGYSITYVLPIIVAILASSPGALILIEHPETGLHPQAQTKLGKLLALAANCGVQVVVETHSDQILNGIRLAVHGGKIEPEDVQLHYFQSQKNQGQAFIKVVSPRINKDGRIDRWTDGFFDEWENSLTVLLEPAKS is encoded by the coding sequence ATGATTAGCTCATTACGGCTGCTAAATTTTAAAGCATTTGAGAATCAATTAGTTGAATTCAAATCGCTTACCCTGCTCTCTGGTTACAATAGCACTGGTAAATCCTCTGTGTTGCAAGCATTATCACTGCTGCATCAATCTTACCAGCAAAGTTTACTACAAAACACTGGTTTATTGCTCAATGGAAATTTGGTAAATATTGGCACAGCTAATGATGCTTTGTATGAAAATGCCAAACAAGACTATGTAGGATTTGAGCTTATTTTAAAAAACGGAACTAAAGGAACATGGCACTTTAAATACAACTCATTAGAGAGAGAAGCAAATTTTTTAGAGAGTGGATTCAACTCTGTTGATGCCGATGTTTATCAGTCAAGCATTTTCAGTAAAGAATTTCATCACCTTCAATCCGAACGTGCAACAACTGCATCAGGAATCTTAAATTACCAAAGGCGAGAACTTAAACAAATTGGGGCGCTTGGCGAATATACAGCACATTTTCTCTATACATACGGTAGTCAACCAATCCCCATCGCCCAACTCACTCACCCGCAAGCAAAATCAATAAATTTGCTAGACCAAGTTGAAGCATGGATGGGAGAAATAATTTCTAGTCTACGCATCCAAGTTAACGCATATCTAGATATGGATTTGGTTAACTTAAAATTTAGTGACCATGCTGGATACAGCATTACCTACGTTTTACCAATTATCGTTGCAATCCTCGCCTCCAGTCCGGGTGCATTGATTCTTATTGAACACCCAGAAACAGGACTCCACCCCCAAGCACAAACAAAGCTGGGTAAATTGTTAGCCCTGGCTGCTAACTGCGGCGTTCAAGTTGTGGTAGAAACTCATAGCGACCAGATTTTAAACGGCATTCGTCTTGCGGTGCATGGTGGTAAAATTGAGCCAGAAGATGTGCAATTACATTACTTTCAAAGCCAAAAAAACCAAGGTCAAGCTTTTATTAAAGTTGTGTCACCACGCATTAATAAAGACGGCAGGATTGACCGATGGACTGATGGGTTCTTCGATGAATGGGAAAACAGTTTAACAGTTTTATTAGAACCTGCAAAATCATAA
- a CDS encoding GlsB/YeaQ/YmgE family stress response membrane protein, which translates to MNILAWIVLGLIAGAIAKAIYPGHQGGGILGTILLGIIGAFVGGSLGVFFNTGTLALAAPGLSIPGIAVAVLGAIVAVFLWNALTSRSAL; encoded by the coding sequence ATGAATATTCTTGCTTGGATTGTTTTAGGTCTAATTGCTGGTGCTATTGCAAAAGCTATCTACCCCGGTCATCAAGGTGGCGGAATTCTCGGAACAATCTTATTAGGAATTATTGGTGCTTTTGTTGGTGGCAGTCTGGGTGTATTCTTCAATACAGGAACCTTAGCTCTAGCGGCTCCTGGTCTTAGCATTCCAGGTATTGCAGTAGCGGTTCTTGGCGCAATTGTCGCTGTTTTCTTGTGGAACGCGTTAACTAGCCGCAGTGCTTTGTAA
- a CDS encoding cyclase family protein, whose protein sequence is MTILPQFNHSHPLRELDRFLRQPFQKAFWGIICLIVLFSVGFGSVNAVQPLRKPDLWQVYQQSLKSAKYVDLTHTITPTIPVWSGFSLSKFAPTINPKTGSPYTYQKDGFEATYYDLSTDQLGTQLDPPAHWNPDYPSIDELPATFAVRPLVIIPIQDKVAKDPNYHLSVKDIQDWERKHGPIPQGSVVFVRSDWSSSWPNPELATRTKFPGVSLDALKFLHLQRHILFHGHEPLDTDSTPTLEGEAWLLKNGYTQAEGVANLDQVPETGALISIGYPKFKGGLGGYARYIAICPPNWKYGVSVGQILESPLQKADKPLHWDTKLGVRVR, encoded by the coding sequence ATGACAATACTGCCGCAATTTAACCATTCACATCCCTTGCGGGAACTAGATAGATTTTTGCGTCAACCATTTCAAAAAGCTTTCTGGGGAATTATTTGTTTAATTGTTCTGTTTAGTGTTGGTTTTGGGTCTGTAAACGCAGTACAGCCATTACGTAAGCCTGACCTGTGGCAAGTTTATCAGCAGTCGCTCAAGTCAGCCAAATATGTTGACTTGACTCATACTATTACGCCAACAATTCCTGTATGGTCAGGTTTTAGTTTATCCAAGTTTGCCCCTACTATCAACCCAAAAACAGGTTCGCCATACACTTACCAAAAAGATGGGTTTGAAGCAACTTATTACGATTTATCCACCGATCAGCTAGGAACTCAACTAGATCCACCGGCTCACTGGAACCCTGACTATCCATCTATTGATGAGTTGCCAGCGACATTTGCTGTTCGTCCTTTAGTAATAATTCCGATCCAGGATAAAGTTGCCAAAGACCCCAATTACCATCTGAGTGTCAAAGACATTCAGGATTGGGAACGCAAACATGGCCCGATTCCCCAAGGCTCAGTTGTGTTTGTGCGTTCTGACTGGTCTTCATCATGGCCAAACCCCGAACTAGCTACAAGAACTAAGTTTCCTGGGGTGAGTCTTGATGCTCTCAAGTTCTTACATTTACAGCGCCATATCTTGTTTCACGGACACGAACCCTTGGATACAGACAGCACCCCCACGCTAGAAGGAGAAGCTTGGTTGTTGAAAAATGGATACACCCAAGCAGAGGGTGTGGCAAATCTAGATCAAGTTCCAGAAACAGGTGCGTTGATTTCTATTGGGTATCCTAAATTCAAAGGTGGCTTGGGAGGTTATGCACGTTACATTGCTATCTGTCCCCCAAATTGGAAATACGGTGTATCAGTAGGTCAAATTCTAGAATCTCCCCTGCAAAAAGCTGATAAACCCCTCCACTGGGATACAAAATTGGGTGTACGGGTACGATGA
- a CDS encoding peroxiredoxin-like family protein, translated as MNTQTRSNSPDIYSILSQTQRLRVSDGEIKPVLDGSSNTSKLLILIWSQLGDFDNLEYAWWLRREFQEIAARGITIRAIGIGNRNSGIKFCEYTGFPQEWLFVDTVAEIHAFLGLYRGLSIQFPMLSTSQKAWLNLILMCAGIGSPGTLKEVFRGYKGDKKAPQLIADEEVIKNTPIPAMKGSFFKAAGGKGFQRPFELATLRLRNMTEVLSNWNTYVPDSSYLTQRGGTFLFDSQGKLIYEHRDRGILGFAENMSNPLSFLYK; from the coding sequence ATGAACACTCAAACACGCTCCAATTCTCCAGATATTTACTCGATTTTGAGTCAAACTCAACGCTTGCGAGTTAGCGATGGAGAGATTAAACCCGTTTTAGATGGTTCCTCGAATACATCAAAGTTGCTCATACTTATTTGGTCGCAGTTGGGAGATTTTGATAATTTAGAATACGCTTGGTGGCTGCGAAGAGAATTTCAAGAAATCGCAGCAAGAGGAATCACAATTCGTGCTATTGGAATTGGAAACCGCAATTCTGGGATCAAGTTTTGTGAATATACGGGATTTCCTCAAGAATGGTTGTTTGTGGATACAGTAGCTGAAATTCACGCTTTTTTAGGGCTTTATCGCGGTCTATCTATACAATTCCCAATGCTATCAACGTCACAAAAAGCTTGGCTTAATTTAATCCTAATGTGTGCTGGGATTGGTAGTCCGGGAACTCTCAAAGAAGTTTTTCGGGGTTACAAAGGTGATAAAAAAGCACCTCAATTAATTGCTGATGAGGAAGTTATCAAGAATACACCAATACCCGCAATGAAAGGTTCATTTTTCAAAGCAGCTGGAGGAAAAGGTTTTCAGCGTCCTTTTGAATTAGCAACCCTGCGCCTGCGAAACATGACTGAAGTTTTGAGCAACTGGAATACTTATGTACCAGATTCATCTTATTTGACACAACGAGGAGGAACTTTTCTATTTGATTCTCAAGGAAAATTAATTTACGAACATCGCGATCGCGGTATTCTTGGTTTTGCCGAAAATATGAGCAATCCCTTATCTTTTTTATACAAGTAA